One Candidatus Melainabacteria bacterium genomic window carries:
- a CDS encoding efflux RND transporter periplasmic adaptor subunit translates to MKLFNTLALCCSALLLALSISGCQPSQAVFQVRKPPIKDQAPNDDDEEVSHTTYQVSKPLVKDLTLNDEYVCQIRAIQHIEIRSLEKGYLQNILVDEGQSVHKGQLLFQIKPSVYQADVQKSEAEVELSKIELQNNQALVEKDIISPTEAAMSAAKLNKVKAELELAKTHLGFTEIRAPFDGLIGRFGDIRLGSLLEENDLLTTLSDTHRLWVYFNVPEAIYLNYMQNKQKGGSQNVQLELADKQIYPEPGKIEVIQSDFNSTSGNIAFRASFSNPHGLLRYGQTGTILWPKKIGQAVIVPQKSTYEILDKRFISIVDKSGVIHEREIKVDREEPNIYIVSSGIKPDEMFLLERQNKLEKGDKIHYTLIEPKIAFENLKLYAE, encoded by the coding sequence ATGAAACTGTTTAATACACTGGCACTGTGTTGCAGCGCCTTACTGCTCGCACTGTCTATATCAGGCTGCCAACCGTCGCAGGCGGTATTCCAGGTCAGGAAACCCCCTATCAAAGACCAGGCACCCAATGATGATGATGAGGAAGTATCGCATACGACTTACCAGGTCAGTAAACCCCTCGTCAAAGACCTGACCCTCAATGATGAATATGTCTGCCAGATTAGAGCCATACAGCACATTGAGATTCGTTCCTTAGAGAAGGGCTACCTGCAAAATATTCTCGTTGACGAAGGACAGTCCGTTCATAAGGGACAACTGCTTTTTCAAATAAAGCCCAGTGTCTACCAGGCCGATGTTCAAAAATCAGAGGCAGAGGTTGAGCTTTCAAAAATTGAGCTGCAGAACAACCAGGCACTTGTCGAAAAAGACATTATTTCCCCCACGGAAGCCGCCATGTCTGCCGCCAAGTTGAATAAAGTCAAAGCGGAACTAGAGCTGGCCAAAACGCATTTAGGCTTTACTGAAATTCGAGCGCCGTTTGACGGGCTGATAGGCCGCTTTGGTGATATCAGGCTGGGCAGCCTGCTGGAAGAAAACGACCTGCTGACGACCCTGAGCGATACCCATCGACTCTGGGTGTACTTCAATGTGCCCGAAGCGATCTACCTGAACTACATGCAAAACAAACAAAAGGGTGGTTCGCAGAACGTCCAACTGGAGCTTGCCGACAAGCAAATCTATCCTGAACCTGGAAAGATAGAAGTCATTCAATCAGACTTTAATAGCACTTCAGGCAATATTGCTTTTCGAGCCAGCTTCAGTAATCCACACGGACTGCTGCGTTACGGCCAAACAGGCACAATATTATGGCCCAAGAAGATTGGTCAGGCGGTGATTGTTCCCCAAAAATCAACGTATGAAATTCTAGATAAACGCTTTATTTCAATTGTCGATAAAAGCGGTGTGATTCACGAGCGTGAGATTAAAGTCGACCGTGAGGAACCCAACATCTACATTGTTTCCTCTGGAATAAAACCTGATGAGATGTTCCTCCTTGAACGGCAGAACAAACTAGAGAAAGGCGACAAAATTCATTACACGCTGATTGAACCAAAAATTGCTTTTGAGAATTTAAAACTGTATGCAGAGTAG
- a CDS encoding efflux RND transporter permease subunit, producing the protein MFRNILARPVLGIVISVLIVFLGCLSIVQLPISQFPNIAPTVVNCFIAYPGASAKVLTDSTLVPLEAAINGVQDMRYMSSDATSAGEATIRVVFEPGTDPNQAVVNVKIRVDQMMSSLPALVQREGVIIRPLQPSMLMYVSLYSDNEGFDEKYLFNYAYTKLIPEIQRITGVANATLLGSRTYSMRLWLKPDRMRAYNISTDDVVNAVKDQSIIARPGQVGISSGKQAQSTVTVLTYVGRYSEPEQYENIIIKSSGFGEMVKLKDIATVELGSEFYDIYTNLDGKPSASIVLKQTTNSNGREVIKKVKEKVAELSKQFPDGIKIEYSYDVSKFLDASIEQVIDTLRDAFLLVTLVVFLFLGDWRSTVIPVIAVPISLIGAFLVLAMFGMSINLITLFALVLAIGIVVDDAIVVIEAVHSNMENDPKLTPFAATQKAMGELGGAIIAITMVMISVFVPIAFIPGPVGVFYRQFSITMSSAIIISALVALTLTPVLCAMFLKNHAGHKPSRFNVFQWFIGQFNACFELLTRAYMWVLNRIVTQKILCLLVVGLFAAGIVYLNQKVSSGFVPNEDQGTIYAIVQTPPGSSLEYTNKVMGQLQKLVKPIPGVDSVTSMAGYEIMTEGRGSNAGTCLINLKPWDERKQNVTEIIEELEHKTVGLGGKVEFFEPPAIPGFGTSGGFSLRLLDKTGDLRYPELEVATRNFMKALEKRKEVSGLFTFYNASYPQSEIIIDNQMAMQKGVSISTAMENLDVLMSGSYEQGFVKFGRFFKVFTQAAPEYRRNLDDLKTFFVKNDNGDMVPYTSFMTLKKTKGANEITRYNMYNSAAIRGFQSKGYTTGDAIQAIRDVAKNTLSKDYDIAWEDLSFDQAKRGNEFVVISIIVVLFVYLVLAAQYESFALPLSVLFSLPVGIFGSFAMLGMVGLANDVYAQIAMITLLGLLGKNAVLIVEFAVQKRNQGFKLRNAALEGAKARFRPILMTSFAFVAGLIPLVISHGAGAVGNRTLGSSAMGGMITGTIIGVLVIPGLYYVFATMVDGKNLLKDEDHTSITESLMRRKRHGQQTSKLIKLLIKKTKPVVAADEKPQTTATAKPSALVDVNSPVAADEKPTVAADEPTVAADAKPTVAADAKPAVAADAKPSVSADSKAPVAADAKPAVAADSKPPVAADAKPAVAADSKPPVVADAKATAAADPKPPVVADAKATAAADPRATVAAEPKPPVVADAKATVAADPRATVAAEPKPPVVADAKPTVAADAKPSVAADAKPSVAADSKPSVSADAKPSVSADAKPSVSADAKPTVAADAKPSVSADAKRTVPADVKPPVPADAKPTVAAAPKPPVPADAKPPVSADAKPPVSADAKPPVSADAKPPVSADAKPSVPADAKPPVSADAKPSVPADAKPSVPADAKPSVSADAKPSVSADAKPPSKS; encoded by the coding sequence ATGTTCCGTAACATCCTCGCGCGGCCTGTACTCGGGATTGTTATCTCGGTTCTGATCGTTTTCCTCGGCTGCCTGTCCATTGTGCAGCTTCCTATTTCACAGTTCCCCAATATTGCGCCGACTGTCGTCAATTGCTTTATTGCTTATCCTGGTGCCAGTGCCAAGGTCCTTACCGACTCGACACTGGTACCTCTGGAAGCGGCCATTAACGGGGTTCAGGACATGCGCTACATGTCCTCCGATGCCACCAGCGCTGGAGAAGCCACCATCCGTGTTGTATTCGAACCGGGTACCGACCCCAACCAGGCTGTGGTTAACGTCAAAATCCGCGTAGATCAGATGATGAGCTCGTTGCCTGCACTCGTACAGCGAGAGGGTGTCATCATTCGACCCCTGCAGCCCTCCATGCTGATGTATGTGAGCTTATATTCTGACAATGAGGGCTTTGACGAGAAGTACTTGTTCAACTACGCCTATACCAAGCTGATACCGGAGATTCAACGAATTACAGGGGTTGCGAACGCGACCTTGTTGGGTAGCAGAACCTATTCCATGAGACTATGGCTCAAACCTGATCGCATGCGAGCCTACAATATTTCTACTGACGATGTGGTCAACGCCGTCAAAGACCAGAGCATTATTGCGCGCCCCGGACAGGTCGGCATTAGCTCGGGAAAACAAGCCCAGTCGACTGTAACAGTGCTTACTTATGTCGGCCGCTACTCCGAGCCTGAGCAGTACGAAAATATCATCATCAAAAGCTCCGGGTTTGGTGAAATGGTCAAGCTCAAAGACATTGCTACCGTGGAGCTGGGCAGTGAGTTCTATGACATTTACACGAACCTGGATGGAAAACCCTCTGCCTCTATCGTGCTGAAACAGACGACCAATAGCAATGGCAGGGAAGTCATCAAAAAGGTCAAAGAGAAAGTAGCCGAACTCTCCAAACAGTTTCCAGACGGCATAAAAATCGAGTACAGCTACGATGTCTCCAAGTTTTTAGACGCCTCGATTGAGCAAGTCATCGACACACTCCGAGATGCTTTCCTTCTGGTCACCCTGGTCGTCTTTTTGTTTCTCGGAGACTGGCGTTCCACCGTTATTCCCGTCATCGCCGTACCCATTTCATTAATAGGCGCCTTTCTGGTGCTGGCGATGTTTGGTATGTCCATTAACCTGATTACCTTATTTGCTCTGGTGCTGGCTATCGGCATTGTGGTCGATGATGCCATTGTGGTGATTGAAGCCGTCCATAGCAACATGGAAAACGACCCGAAGCTAACGCCCTTTGCGGCGACGCAAAAAGCCATGGGCGAACTGGGAGGCGCCATTATAGCCATCACCATGGTGATGATTTCGGTGTTTGTACCGATAGCATTCATTCCCGGCCCGGTAGGAGTGTTTTACCGGCAGTTTTCTATCACGATGTCCAGCGCCATCATTATTTCGGCGTTGGTGGCGTTAACGCTAACGCCTGTCTTATGCGCAATGTTTCTCAAAAATCATGCCGGACACAAGCCCTCTCGCTTCAACGTATTTCAATGGTTCATTGGTCAATTCAATGCCTGTTTCGAGCTGTTAACCCGGGCCTACATGTGGGTGTTAAATCGTATCGTCACTCAAAAGATACTGTGCCTGTTAGTCGTCGGATTATTTGCTGCGGGCATTGTCTACTTGAACCAAAAGGTTTCATCCGGCTTTGTCCCGAATGAGGACCAGGGCACCATCTACGCGATCGTTCAAACGCCACCGGGGTCTTCGCTGGAATATACAAACAAAGTGATGGGCCAGCTGCAAAAATTAGTCAAACCGATTCCAGGGGTCGATTCGGTCACGTCAATGGCTGGCTACGAAATCATGACAGAAGGCCGAGGTTCCAATGCGGGGACCTGCCTGATCAACCTCAAACCCTGGGACGAACGCAAACAAAACGTCACTGAAATTATCGAGGAGTTAGAGCATAAGACAGTTGGATTGGGCGGCAAGGTTGAATTCTTTGAGCCGCCAGCCATTCCTGGATTTGGTACTTCTGGCGGATTTTCGTTGCGATTACTTGATAAAACCGGCGATCTCCGCTATCCGGAGCTGGAAGTGGCCACTCGGAACTTTATGAAAGCATTGGAAAAACGCAAAGAGGTTTCAGGGCTATTTACCTTCTACAACGCGTCCTATCCGCAATCTGAAATCATCATCGATAACCAAATGGCCATGCAGAAGGGTGTTTCGATAAGCACGGCTATGGAAAACCTCGATGTTCTAATGAGCGGCTCATATGAACAAGGTTTTGTGAAATTTGGCCGATTTTTTAAAGTGTTTACCCAGGCAGCCCCTGAATACAGAAGAAATCTGGATGATTTGAAGACCTTCTTTGTCAAAAATGACAATGGGGACATGGTGCCGTATACATCGTTTATGACCCTGAAAAAAACAAAAGGGGCCAATGAAATTACGCGCTATAACATGTACAACTCTGCCGCCATTCGCGGATTTCAGTCAAAAGGTTATACGACTGGCGACGCCATTCAGGCCATCCGTGATGTGGCTAAAAACACCCTGTCCAAAGACTACGACATTGCCTGGGAAGACCTGTCATTCGACCAGGCGAAACGAGGTAATGAATTTGTCGTTATCTCTATTATCGTCGTGCTTTTTGTCTATTTGGTGCTGGCTGCCCAATACGAAAGCTTTGCACTGCCTCTGTCTGTACTCTTTTCCCTGCCCGTAGGTATTTTTGGCTCGTTCGCAATGCTTGGTATGGTGGGTCTGGCCAACGATGTGTATGCACAGATCGCGATGATTACCCTGCTTGGACTGTTAGGTAAAAATGCCGTGCTCATTGTGGAGTTTGCAGTTCAAAAACGGAATCAAGGCTTCAAGTTGCGAAACGCTGCGCTGGAAGGCGCCAAAGCGCGATTTCGACCTATCTTGATGACGTCCTTTGCCTTTGTCGCAGGACTTATCCCTCTTGTGATATCGCATGGCGCCGGGGCAGTGGGAAACAGAACCCTGGGCTCATCTGCGATGGGCGGGATGATAACGGGCACCATCATAGGCGTGTTAGTTATTCCAGGACTCTACTATGTTTTTGCCACCATGGTTGATGGCAAAAACCTTCTGAAAGATGAAGACCATACCAGTATCACGGAATCACTTATGCGGAGGAAAAGACACGGTCAGCAAACAAGTAAACTTATCAAACTACTGATCAAAAAAACGAAGCCTGTTGTCGCAGCCGATGAGAAACCTCAAACCACTGCCACCGCCAAGCCTTCAGCTCTTGTCGATGTGAATTCTCCAGTTGCAGCCGATGAGAAACCTACAGTTGCAGCCGATGAACCTACAGTTGCAGCCGATGCAAAACCTACAGTTGCAGCCGATGCGAAACCTGCAGTTGCAGCCGATGCGAAACCTTCTGTTTCAGCCGATTCGAAAGCTCCAGTTGCTGCCGATGCGAAACCTGCAGTTGCAGCCGATTCGAAACCTCCAGTTGCTGCCGATGCGAAACCTGCAGTTGCAGCCGATTCGAAACCTCCAGTCGTAGCGGATGCGAAAGCTACAGCTGCAGCCGATCCGAAACCTCCAGTCGTAGCGGATGCGAAAGCTACAGCTGCAGCCGATCCGAGAGCTACAGTCGCAGCCGAACCGAAACCTCCAGTCGTAGCGGATGCGAAAGCTACAGTTGCAGCCGATCCGAGAGCTACAGTTGCTGCCGAACCGAAACCTCCAGTCGTAGCGGATGCGAAACCTACAGTTGCTGCCGATGCGAAACCTTCAGTTGCTGCCGACGCGAAACCTTCAGTTGCTGCCGACTCTAAACCTTCAGTTTCAGCCGATGCGAAACCTTCAGTTTCAGCCGATGCGAAACCTTCAGTTTCAGCCGATGCGAAACCTACAGTTGCTGCCGATGCGAAACCTTCTGTTTCAGCCGATGCGAAACGTACGGTTCCAGCCGACGTTAAACCTCCAGTTCCAGCCGACGCGAAACCCACAGTTGCAGCGGCTCCGAAACCTCCAGTTCCAGCCGACGCGAAACCTCCAGTTTCAGCCGACGCGAAACCTCCAGTTTCAGCCGACGCGAAACCTCCAGTTTCAGCCGACGCGAAACCTCCAGTTTCAGCCGACGCGAAACCTTCAGTTCCAGCCGACGCGAAACCTCCAGTTTCAGCCGACGCGAAACCTTCAGTTCCAGCCGACGCGAAACCTTCAGTTCCAGCCGACGCGAAACCTTCAGTTTCAGCCGACGCGAAACCTTCAGTTTCAGCCGACGCCAAGCCTCCGTCTAAGAGTTAG